A region of Coleofasciculus chthonoplastes PCC 7420 DNA encodes the following proteins:
- a CDS encoding Rpn family recombination-promoting nuclease/putative transposase — MRFISPKVDYAFKKIFGSEQSQEILISFLNAIIYDGEKVIQSLTIVNPYNPGQVISLKETYLDVKAVLADGSIVIIEMQVASMAAFNKRVAYNLAKSYSNQLAKGEDYPLINPAIAVTITDFTLFLDTDKIISKFSFHEEEDKFKILGNELRLIFVELPKFKKTLSEARTLADKWIYFLKEAASLDSIPKSLAEVSEIEFALQLANQANMTVEELDIVDRRGMMLQDEKGRITYAEEKGRLTEALALIMRQLKKRFGDIPAKLSRQIEDLSLEDLESLGEDFLDFNSLADLSSWLEERSP; from the coding sequence ATGAGATTTATCAGTCCCAAGGTTGATTATGCATTTAAAAAAATATTCGGCTCTGAACAAAGTCAAGAAATTTTAATCAGCTTTCTAAATGCCATAATTTATGACGGTGAGAAAGTGATTCAATCCTTAACGATTGTCAATCCCTATAATCCCGGTCAGGTGATTAGCTTAAAAGAAACCTATTTAGATGTAAAAGCGGTGTTGGCTGACGGCTCGATTGTGATCATAGAAATGCAAGTCGCTTCCATGGCGGCGTTTAATAAGCGAGTGGCATATAATCTGGCAAAATCCTATAGTAACCAGTTGGCAAAAGGAGAAGATTATCCGCTGATCAATCCAGCAATAGCGGTGACGATTACGGATTTTACCTTGTTTTTAGATACGGATAAAATAATCAGCAAATTTTCCTTTCATGAGGAAGAAGATAAGTTTAAAATATTGGGAAATGAACTGCGGCTAATTTTTGTAGAATTACCGAAATTCAAGAAAACGCTGTCTGAGGCACGTACTTTGGCAGATAAATGGATTTATTTTCTGAAGGAGGCGGCAAGTTTAGATAGTATTCCTAAGAGTTTGGCAGAAGTATCGGAAATAGAATTTGCTTTACAACTGGCTAATCAAGCCAATATGACAGTAGAAGAGTTGGACATTGTGGATCGCCGAGGGATGATGCTGCAAGATGAGAAAGGGCGAATTACTTATGCCGAAGAAAAAGGACGACTCACTGAAGCACTTGCCTTAATCATGCGCCAACTTAAAAAGCGTTTTGGAGATATCCCGGCGAAACTCAGCCGCCAAATTGAAGATTTATCTCTTGAAGATTTAGAAAGCTTAGGAGAAGATTTTTTAGACTTCAACAGTTTAGCGGATTTGTCGAGTTGGCTGGAAGAGCGATCGCCGTAG
- a CDS encoding DJ-1/PfpI family protein — translation MSGKKILMVVGDFVEDYEVMVPFQALQMVGHTVHAVCPDKKAGDTVKTAVHDFEGDQTYSEKPGHNFALNATFSEVVAADYDALMIPGGRAPEYIRLNERVLEITRHFAQANKPIASICHGLQVLAAAGVLEGKSCTAYPACGPDVKSAGGLYTNIPVNEAMVDDNLVTAPAWPAHPAWLAEFLKLLGTKIEHQQMAAV, via the coding sequence ATGAGTGGAAAAAAGATTTTAATGGTCGTTGGTGATTTCGTCGAAGACTACGAGGTCATGGTGCCATTTCAGGCATTGCAAATGGTGGGACATACTGTTCATGCCGTTTGTCCTGATAAAAAGGCTGGAGACACCGTAAAAACGGCGGTTCACGATTTTGAAGGGGATCAAACCTACAGTGAAAAACCCGGTCATAACTTCGCCTTGAATGCCACATTCAGTGAGGTAGTAGCCGCCGATTATGACGCGCTGATGATTCCCGGTGGACGCGCCCCGGAATATATCCGCCTAAATGAGAGGGTTCTAGAAATAACCCGCCACTTTGCCCAAGCCAATAAACCCATCGCCTCTATTTGTCATGGATTGCAGGTTTTAGCCGCCGCTGGTGTGCTAGAAGGAAAAAGCTGTACCGCGTATCCAGCTTGTGGACCCGATGTAAAATCAGCAGGCGGATTATATACCAACATTCCGGTTAATGAAGCCATGGTTGATGATAATTTAGTCACCGCCCCCGCTTGGCCCGCACACCCGGCTTGGTTAGCCGAGTTTCTGAAATTGTTGGGGACAAAAATTGAACATCAACAGATGGCGGCGGTTTAA
- a CDS encoding AEC family transporter — protein sequence MPSLDPERLRPLFQLYLQLGGGVLLGWVLGRLMPRWIPTFIGQFLFWIGVPISIITFLRGADLSGKIWIAPIAAWVAILLGAGLAWFWIKGGGKFAANKGLTNDTPSGWTKPTQGSFLLASMVGNTGYLGFPVNLTLLGKNYFGWALFYDMLGTLLGAYGLGVVLAARFGQGEKSHGQLVRSLVINPALWSMGIGLGLRQVPLPGWLEEGMEKFAWSAIALSLVLIGMRLSQLASWRKVKQAGVGLGIKMLLLPLVLGIALSQFGIVGKPQLAIVLQMAMPPAFATLVIAEVYELDRELTVTALAVGSIGLLLTLPIWLLLFGA from the coding sequence ATGCCCAGCTTAGATCCAGAGCGTTTACGACCCTTGTTCCAACTTTACCTCCAGCTAGGGGGTGGTGTGCTACTCGGATGGGTGTTGGGACGTTTGATGCCTCGGTGGATACCAACGTTTATTGGTCAATTTCTGTTCTGGATTGGAGTTCCTATCAGTATTATTACGTTTCTGCGGGGTGCAGATCTATCGGGAAAGATTTGGATTGCCCCGATCGCGGCTTGGGTGGCGATTTTGTTGGGTGCAGGATTGGCTTGGTTTTGGATTAAGGGTGGGGGGAAGTTTGCCGCGAATAAAGGCTTGACAAATGATACTCCATCTGGGTGGACTAAACCGACTCAAGGGAGTTTCTTGCTGGCGTCGATGGTAGGAAATACAGGGTATTTGGGGTTTCCCGTTAATCTAACCTTGTTGGGAAAAAACTATTTTGGTTGGGCGCTATTTTATGACATGCTAGGAACTTTACTGGGTGCTTATGGTTTAGGGGTAGTGTTAGCGGCACGTTTTGGTCAGGGTGAGAAGAGTCATGGGCAGTTAGTGCGATCGCTGGTGATTAATCCGGCGCTGTGGAGTATGGGCATCGGATTGGGGTTGCGTCAGGTTCCGTTACCAGGATGGCTAGAAGAGGGAATGGAAAAATTTGCCTGGAGTGCGATCGCGCTTTCACTGGTTCTGATTGGTATGCGCTTGAGTCAGTTGGCGTCTTGGCGCAAAGTTAAACAAGCGGGGGTGGGTCTGGGCATTAAAATGTTACTGCTCCCCTTAGTGTTAGGGATAGCGTTATCACAGTTTGGCATAGTTGGTAAGCCGCAATTAGCGATCGTCCTGCAAATGGCAATGCCGCCAGCCTTTGCCACCTTAGTCATCGCGGAAGTTTATGAACTTGATCGCGAGTTAACCGTGACAGCACTGGCGGTTGGTTCGATAGGACTTTTACTTACCTTACCGATTTGGTTACTTTTATTTGGGGCGTAG
- a CDS encoding M15 family metallopeptidase, producing MKTPDFPGEPVNLSESTEEDIPVAVRDTPDTRRRSRLQPFLIILAVLGGGAIVLGLILSSSTSQSPQTITASPQPTTTDTSTSTTPEESESESENDVDNLLGHLPYEEAPLSELEPITSDGRIQLREAAAKKFKAMRAAAQADGIVLVAISGYRTQQQQQHLFFDIKAQRGQVATQRAEVSAPPGYSEHHTGYAVDIGDGRTPATNLNTNFENTAAFKWLEENAAYYSFELSFPKGNPQGVSYEPWHWRFVGDPDSLETFYKAQNLDRPDLEPSPSSSEPEDESSTREQGTGNRE from the coding sequence TTGAAGACCCCCGATTTTCCCGGAGAACCCGTCAACCTATCCGAATCAACAGAGGAGGATATTCCCGTAGCCGTAAGGGATACGCCCGACACCCGACGGCGATCGCGGTTGCAGCCATTTCTAATTATCCTGGCAGTATTAGGAGGCGGCGCGATCGTTTTGGGGCTAATCCTCTCCTCGTCCACCTCCCAATCTCCCCAAACGATTACCGCTTCCCCCCAACCCACGACAACAGATACCTCCACCTCAACAACTCCGGAGGAAAGTGAGAGTGAGAGTGAGAACGACGTTGATAATCTTCTGGGACACCTCCCCTACGAAGAAGCTCCTCTATCCGAACTCGAACCCATTACCTCAGATGGTCGCATTCAACTCCGGGAAGCGGCGGCGAAGAAATTTAAAGCGATGAGGGCAGCCGCTCAAGCCGATGGCATCGTATTAGTCGCAATATCCGGCTATCGTACTCAGCAACAACAGCAGCATCTCTTTTTTGACATCAAAGCACAACGGGGACAAGTGGCGACACAACGGGCTGAAGTCAGTGCGCCTCCCGGTTACAGCGAACATCACACCGGTTATGCCGTCGATATTGGCGATGGCAGAACACCCGCCACAAATCTGAACACCAATTTTGAGAATACAGCGGCGTTTAAGTGGCTGGAAGAGAATGCCGCGTACTATAGCTTTGAGTTATCCTTTCCCAAAGGAAATCCCCAAGGTGTGAGTTATGAACCATGGCATTGGCGCTTTGTTGGTGATCCAGATAGTTTAGAAACCTTCTACAAAGCCCAAAATTTGGATCGTCCTGATTTGGAACCGTCTCCTTCGTCCTCAGAACCAGAGGATGAGTCTAGTACCAGGGAACAGGGAACAGGCAACAGGGAATAG
- a CDS encoding GGDEF domain-containing protein: protein MDASVLIVGNPQFLKTFLDQIRTITSGKVEESANPEDALSKVQAKQYAILIVQATQNGSLELCKQVKEQLQLSWTYCILINDPSYSLSEGKAADPRREQIICAEALEGGADAYLPLTCTPTGDPGSTLAEYRLLKAHILAGWRSVQFYQKLLQTNDVLSTLALADPLTELNNRRAMEWELPRQIQNARTYITDLSVIMMDVDHFKSVNDTYGHQVGDRVLQLLSTRLQHNLRLQDTLFRYGGEEFLVVLNQTSGEEAKIVAKRLRYQINEQPFNVDGTIAIEITISVGIASLKASDDHKGESLVKRADHNLLRAKAKGTNQVLYSDDTLY, encoded by the coding sequence ATGGACGCTTCTGTATTAATCGTGGGAAATCCGCAATTCCTTAAGACGTTCCTTGACCAGATTCGCACGATCACGTCTGGCAAGGTGGAGGAGTCTGCCAATCCAGAAGATGCTCTGAGTAAGGTTCAAGCTAAACAATACGCAATTTTAATTGTGCAGGCAACCCAAAACGGGAGTTTGGAACTGTGTAAGCAGGTTAAAGAACAGCTACAGTTAAGCTGGACGTATTGCATTTTAATTAATGACCCGTCTTATTCCTTGAGTGAAGGCAAAGCGGCTGATCCGCGTCGGGAACAAATTATTTGTGCTGAAGCCCTAGAAGGCGGTGCAGATGCTTACTTACCCTTGACTTGCACCCCAACAGGAGATCCAGGAAGTACGTTAGCAGAATATCGGCTCCTGAAAGCCCATATCCTAGCCGGATGGCGCAGTGTACAGTTCTACCAAAAACTGCTGCAAACCAATGATGTTCTCTCCACCCTGGCTCTGGCTGATCCCTTAACCGAACTGAATAATCGTCGGGCAATGGAATGGGAGTTACCCCGGCAAATCCAAAATGCCCGCACCTACATCACGGATCTGAGTGTGATTATGATGGATGTGGATCATTTCAAATCAGTGAATGATACCTATGGACATCAGGTTGGCGATCGCGTTTTGCAGCTGCTCTCAACCCGACTCCAGCATAATCTGCGCCTACAGGATACGTTGTTTCGGTATGGTGGGGAAGAATTTTTAGTGGTTCTCAATCAAACCAGTGGAGAGGAAGCTAAAATTGTCGCCAAACGCCTGCGATATCAGATCAACGAGCAACCGTTTAATGTAGATGGTACGATCGCGATCGAGATTACGATTAGCGTTGGCATTGCTTCTCTCAAGGCTTCAGATGATCACAAAGGCGAAAGCCTGGTCAAACGGGCTGATCATAATCTTTTGCGTGCTAAAGCTAAAGGAACGAACCAGGTGCTTTACAGTGATGACACGCTTTATTAA
- a CDS encoding RNA-guided endonuclease InsQ/TnpB family protein, whose translation MLVFEFKAKGKTAQYLAIDEAILTAQFVRNKCIRYWMDNEGVGQKDLYRHNTSLRAEFSFVKDLNSHACQTAVERAYSSIARFYSNCRKSIPGKKGYPKFKKNCRSVEYKTSGWKLSETRKQITFTDKKRIGKLKLKGTWDPSLRSRACLNFYQLGSIKRVRLVRRADGYYVQFLVNAENKVESQPTGKAIGLDVGLKEFYTDSNGYQEPNPRFYREGEKRLRFLQRRVSRTEIGSTNRKKAINRLGRFHLKISRQREEHAKRVARCVIQSNDLVAYEDLRIRNLVKNHCLAKSINDAGWYQFRKWLEYFGVKCGKITIAVNPAYSSQECSSCGTVVKKSLSTRTHICRCGCILDRDWNAAINILKIALSTAGHVGTWILNPNASGDLASTVLGASLFQQAGSMKEESLSL comes from the coding sequence ATGTTAGTTTTTGAGTTTAAGGCTAAAGGGAAAACAGCTCAATATTTAGCGATTGATGAGGCGATCTTAACCGCTCAATTTGTCCGCAATAAGTGCATCCGTTACTGGATGGATAATGAAGGTGTTGGACAAAAGGATCTGTATCGTCACAATACATCGTTGAGAGCTGAGTTTTCTTTTGTTAAGGACTTAAACTCTCATGCTTGTCAAACGGCTGTTGAAAGGGCATATTCGTCAATTGCCCGATTTTACAGCAATTGTAGAAAGTCTATTCCGGGAAAGAAGGGTTATCCAAAGTTTAAGAAAAACTGCCGTTCAGTTGAATACAAAACTAGCGGCTGGAAGCTTTCTGAAACTCGAAAACAAATAACCTTCACGGACAAGAAAAGGATTGGAAAACTCAAGCTCAAAGGGACGTGGGACCCTTCACTTCGTTCGAGGGCATGCTTAAACTTCTATCAACTTGGGTCAATAAAACGGGTGCGGTTAGTCCGTCGCGCTGATGGCTACTATGTTCAATTCTTGGTCAATGCTGAGAATAAAGTAGAGAGTCAGCCGACAGGGAAAGCCATTGGGTTAGACGTGGGACTCAAAGAGTTCTATACCGATAGCAACGGCTATCAAGAACCCAATCCCCGATTTTACCGGGAAGGTGAAAAACGCTTAAGATTCCTTCAAAGACGAGTTTCACGCACTGAGATTGGCTCTACCAACCGCAAGAAAGCCATTAATCGATTAGGGCGATTTCACCTCAAAATAAGTAGGCAGCGTGAAGAACACGCCAAGAGAGTGGCGCGTTGCGTAATCCAATCTAACGATTTGGTCGCTTATGAAGATTTGAGGATTAGAAATCTGGTTAAAAATCATTGTTTAGCCAAATCGATCAATGATGCAGGTTGGTATCAGTTCAGAAAATGGCTGGAGTATTTTGGGGTTAAGTGTGGCAAAATAACCATCGCGGTTAATCCTGCCTATAGTTCCCAGGAATGCTCCAGCTGCGGTACGGTAGTTAAAAAATCCTTGTCTACCAGAACTCATATCTGTCGATGTGGATGTATTTTGGATCGGGATTGGAACGCCGCCATCAATATTCTGAAAATAGCCTTAAGTACGGCGGGTCACGTCGGAACTTGGATTTTGAATCCGAACGCTTCTGGAGACTTAGCCTCTACTGTTTTAGGCGCAAGCCTATTTCAGCAAGCCGGGTCTATGAAAGAAGAATCTCTTTCCTTATAG
- a CDS encoding PEP-CTERM sorting domain-containing protein (PEP-CTERM proteins occur, often in large numbers, in the proteomes of bacteria that also encode an exosortase, a predicted intramembrane cysteine proteinase. The presence of a PEP-CTERM domain at a protein's C-terminus predicts cleavage within the sorting domain, followed by covalent anchoring to some some component of the (usually Gram-negative) cell surface. Many PEP-CTERM proteins exhibit an unusual sequence composition that includes large numbers of potential glycosylation sites. Expression of one such protein has been shown restore the ability of a bacterium to form floc, a type of biofilm.), whose product MKKAILGSLATIPLVAAGVLTNAGEANAIALTGKFQLASGASDMGQSIVKFSKNSLTFSPQPVTPVSITSNDPSFEVFNSANIGSILSFTPLLAETPFLDLGKTPIPGVVGFFPGDVDTIEDGEDIFTLQTATYDLKNSGANVAVDVAISGFFTSASNDISKGRGNITFQINNTTVDQVQAKLDAGKTIDENLKFSGAVFTATEVPEPGTIGGLLAVGSLGVGSILKQLKQKK is encoded by the coding sequence ATGAAAAAAGCAATTCTTGGCTCTTTGGCTACAATTCCCCTAGTCGCGGCTGGTGTGTTGACTAATGCTGGTGAAGCAAACGCCATTGCGTTGACAGGTAAGTTTCAGTTAGCTTCTGGTGCGTCTGATATGGGCCAAAGTATCGTTAAATTCAGCAAGAACTCCCTCACATTCAGTCCCCAACCCGTCACTCCAGTTTCGATTACGAGTAATGATCCCAGTTTTGAAGTATTCAATTCGGCAAACATAGGTAGTATTCTCTCTTTTACTCCCCTGTTAGCAGAGACTCCTTTTCTTGACTTGGGTAAAACTCCAATTCCTGGTGTTGTTGGTTTTTTCCCAGGTGATGTAGACACCATCGAAGATGGGGAAGATATTTTCACTCTGCAAACGGCTACCTACGATCTAAAAAATAGTGGTGCTAACGTAGCCGTAGACGTGGCAATTTCTGGATTCTTTACCAGTGCCTCTAATGATATCTCTAAAGGTCGTGGTAACATCACCTTCCAAATCAACAATACTACCGTTGATCAAGTTCAGGCAAAACTCGATGCAGGTAAAACAATAGACGAGAATCTAAAATTCTCTGGTGCTGTGTTTACGGCAACCGAGGTTCCTGAACCCGGTACAATCGGTGGCTTGCTCGCTGTGGGTTCCCTGGGTGTCGGTTCAATCTTGAAGCAACTCAAACAAAAGAAGTAA